One segment of Triticum aestivum cultivar Chinese Spring chromosome 2A, IWGSC CS RefSeq v2.1, whole genome shotgun sequence DNA contains the following:
- the LOC123188700 gene encoding prefoldin subunit 1: protein MADEPNRAAFVELQSRMIETTGKIKQLQTQMRSKESEKKRAYLTLEELSQLPDDTNTYKAIGKVFILEPRSLMVNEQEKKLNDSETAISSMQTSKEYLEKQLGEVENNIRELLQQDPGLARQILSMTVQ from the exons ATGGCGGACGAACCCAACCGAGCG GCTTTCGTAGAGCTGCAGAGCCGGATGATCGAGACCACCGGGAAGATCAAACAG CTACAAACTCAGATGCGTTCTAAAGAGAGTGAAAAGAAGCGTGCCTATCTTACACTGGAGGAACTTAGCCAATTACCTGATGATACGAACACTTACAAGGCCATTG GTAAAGT GTTTATTTTGGAGCCGAGATCACTTATGGTAAATGAGCAAGAGAAAAAGCTAAATGATAGTGAGACTGCAATATCATCGATGCAG ACTTCCAAGGAATATCTTGAGAAACAGTTGGGAGAAGTGGAGAACAACATTAGAGAGCTACTTCAGCAGGACCCTGGGCTTGCACGCCAGATTCTCTCAATGACTGTTCAGTGA